One window of the Daphnia pulex isolate KAP4 chromosome 8, ASM2113471v1 genome contains the following:
- the LOC124199696 gene encoding leucine-rich repeat extensin-like protein 1 produces MDGHCIAALVVVCLMQLIDAQVYYPQPVPVTTTTTTTTAAPTTTTTTAATTVAPLPITTTLDPLAPGSLALMNSMMANMMNIMSMYPPPPPPPPMAYPPPPPANPAGISYYNSPPVAAPLPPSNYYEPPAPYGGMPPAPYAQQQQASSYVTTVRPPTPYGVVPISSGSPYYPPPPTPYGSTSFGPSSVYGMGFRPTTTYYGNAAGYQAAPQQQPYSNNYAGSYYPPQQPMNIAYHGTTW; encoded by the exons ATGG ACGGACACTGTATCGCCGCCCTGGTGGTTGTCTGCCTGATGCAATTGATCGACGCTCAAGTCTACTATCCTCAGCCGGTGCCtgttacaacaacaaccacaacaacaacggctgctccgacgacaacaacaacaacagcagcgacAACAGTTGCTCCGTTGCCCATTACCACGACGCTGGATCCACTGGCACCCGGCAGCCTGGCTTTAATGAACTCGATGATGGCCAACATGATGAACATCATGTCGATGTatccgccaccaccacctcctccacccATGGcctatcctcctcctcctcccgccAATCCGGCAGGAATAAGTTACTACAACTCGCCACCTGTTGCCGCACCACTGCCGCCCAGCAACTACTACGAGCCACCTGCTCCTTACGGTGGAATGCCTCCAGCACCTtacgcccagcagcagcaggccagCAGTTACGTCACAACCGTCCGTCCTCCGACTCCTTACGGTGTGGTGCCCATCAGCAGCGGATCGCCTTATTATCCGCCACCACCAACTCCTTACGGCTCGACTTCATTCGGACCATCCAGCGTCTACGGTATGGGATTCCGGCCCACTACGACTTACTACGGCAACGCTGCTGGATACCAAGCAGCACCGCAACAGCAACCGTACAGCAACAACTACGCCGGCTCGTATTACCCACCCCAGCAGCCGATGAACATCGCCTATCACGGAACGACCTGGTGa